A region from the Benincasa hispida cultivar B227 chromosome 12, ASM972705v1, whole genome shotgun sequence genome encodes:
- the LOC120092545 gene encoding protein GFS12 isoform X1, whose product MEEQTRFCYECLKSRIKFDFSDRLIVSYALSDSALPFTSTAVVQVSNGETSGSQFVVVYLPGHDHNCLTNYVNEYLLDNFNGLRDESIHTMSQVTGDQVEIQEDSTHAASLHSPQIDKKSPTDSPNYNHSNRLSCSRIISSLAPIARVSISSPSTFEEIASSLLSDSLEDHVLNSLCLLIEGRASGRDSVNFLSLLGIPSFQENVFQNCLRHPNVVPVLSLLRTSGHTSAILPTTPYTLENILHYSPDALKSEWHIRFLLYQLLTALAFMHGLGIFHGNIRPSSVMLNEMCWSWLHICDMPGLVCDLNRKENNCSRATSGQINCCAKDCSSKALYANSRLSSSIDWPSNFIRWWRGELSNFEYLLALNRLAGRRWDDHKFHTIMPWVIDFSTKPDGSSDVGWRDLSKSKWRLAKGDEQLDFTYTASEIPHHVSDECLSELAVCSYKARRLPLNILRMAVRSVYEPNEYPSNMQRLYQWTPDECIPEFYCDSQIFYSMHDGMADLAVPPWAGSPEEFIKLHRDALESDRVSAKLHEWIDIMFGYKMSGEAAIAAKNVMLPLSEPTVPRPMGRRQLFSQPHPKRQVPTMRSCQSPVISVVNQGHVSEVEDKNTIMSEIFYLEELEAASSFLEEGRHLSPLYGDFAKKSEDIPSKEFSSAKSFNKCLSNTSDIFVQHELRTNITLNYLLEHVEVESKDSIGYQELLSWREKIFQLQFSDGAANDIFSIGCILAELHLRRPLFHSTSLAMYLESGILPGFMQELPPDIKILVEACIQKDLTRRPSAKNILESPYFPASIKSCYLFLAPLQLLAKDATRLRYAANFAKQGALKAMGDFSAEMCAPYCMPLILTPQTDAEVEWAYVLLKEFLKCLMPKAVKTLVIPVIQKILQVTGYSHLKVSLLQDSFVREIWNWLGKQVYMETIHPLVISNLSVAPHKSSAAAASVLLIGSCEELGMPVTINQTILPLINCFGKGICADGIDALVRIGGLFGETFIVKQMLPLLKNVVRCCIKFSSLSKPEPMQSWSSLALIDCFTTLDGLVAYLPSEVVLKELIEGQKCLHVMVLIQKNLDVSVLQVAASSLMTICQLIGSDMTALHLIPQLREVFDELAFSQEAAYRSTSLGKNMKSSKSSIDGDVLNEGRMDLVLILYPTFASILGIEKLRQCCTTWLLLEQYLLRYHNWKWECTGTSSRCSSEKSISKRNEFSKGSTSEYSPAKLLLNGVGWSIPQSQRAQGAKNLMPLRHAVHQGSMQMHASTSPSIKVEPWFWFPSIASSWDGPDFLGRAVGLKDEHPWKIKASVIYSVRAHQGAVRSLAICPDEFNVFTAGIGSGFKGMVQRWELSTVNCVSGYYGHEEVVNDICVLSPTGRIASCDGTIHVWNSRSGKLISVFAESSLDSAHLASPLSSVLKTNADHVNSISSSSLSSGILTSAFDGSLYTYMHHIEFAEKLVVGTGNGSLRFIDVAQGQKLHLWRGDGVESGFPSLVSSIGSCAFDKMVADGASAMPSWIAAGLSSGYCRLFDVRSGNVTATWRAHDGYVTKLAAPEEHMLVSSSLDRTLRIWDLRRLSPSKPIIFRGHNDGVSSFSMWGQDIISISRNKIGLSSLTKSADEDGQYRIIPQNLSSMDQGTRNLSVLSSISILRYSRLFVVGTEDGYMKICS is encoded by the exons ATGGAAGAGCAGACGAGGTTTTGCTATGAGTGTCTTAAAAGTCGAATCAAATTCGACTTTTCCGATCGGTTAATAGTCTCTTATGCCTTATCGGACTCCGCTTTACCCTTCACCTCCACCGCCGTTGTTCAG GTGTCAAATGGAGAAACTTCAGGTTCTCAATTTGTGGTCGTATATCTGCCTGGCCACGATCACAATTGCCTAACCAACTATGT GAATGAGTATTTGCTGGACAATTTTAACGGTCTTCGCGATGAAAGTATTCACACCATGTCTCAAGTTACTGGAGATCAAGTTGAAATTCAAGAGGATAGTACTCATGCAGCTTCTTTGCATTCGCCACAAATTGATAAGAAATCACCCACTGACAGTCCTAATTATAACCACTCCAATAGGCTCTCTTGTTCAAGGATAATCAGTTCGTTGGCCCCCATTGCTCGTGTTAGCATTTCATCCCCCTCTACTTTTGAGGAAATTGCTTCCAGCCTTTTGTCTGATTCTTTGGAAGATCATGTATTGAACTCACTCTGTCTCTTAATTGAAGGAAGAGCGTCAGGAAGAGACTCCGTGAATTTCCTTAGCTTACTTGGAATTCCGTCTTTTCAAGAGAATGTCTTCCAGAATTGCTTGAGGCATCCCAATGTCGTGCCTGTTCTTTCATTGCTAAGGACTTCTGGTCATACTAGTGCAATATTGCCTACAACTCCATACACATTAGAGAACATTCTCCATTATAGCCCAGATGCCTTAAAGTCCGAGTGGCATATAAGGTTTCTACTATACCAGCTACTAACCGCCCTAGCCTTTATGCACGGCTTAGGGATCTTCCATGGCAATATACGCCCATCTAGTGTAATGTTGAACGAGATGTGCTGGTCTTGGCTGCACATTTGTGATATGCCTGGGTTAGTGTGTGatttaaatagaaaagaaaataattgttCGAGGGCTACATCGGGACAGATAAACTGTTGCGCAAAGGATTGTTCTTCTAAAGCTCTTTATGCCAATTCTAGGCTTTCATCCTCTATAGACTGGCCTTCTAATTTCATTCGTTGGTGGAGGGGTGAGTTgagtaattttgaatatttactTGCCTTAAATAGATTGGCTGGGAGAAGGTGGGATGACCACAAATTTCACACAATAATGCCATGGGTAATTGATTTTAGCACAAAGCCAGATGGGAGTTCTGATGTTGGATGGCGAGACTTGAGCAAAAGCAAATGGCGGTTGGCAAAAGGCGATGAACAGTTGGACTTCACCTACACTGCCTCTGAAATCCCACATCATGTATCAGATGAGTGTCTCTCTGAGCTGGCCGTTTGCAGCTACAAAGCCAGAAGGTTACCTTTAAACATTTTACGTATGGCCGTCCGTTCAGTTTATGAACCCAATGAATATCCTTCTAACATGCAGAGACTTTATCAGTGGACCCCCGATGAATGCATTCCTGAATTTTACTGTGAttctcaaatattttattcaatgcACGATGGTATGGCTGATTTGGCTGTACCTCCGTGGGCAGGTAGTCCTGAGGAGTTCATTAAATTGCACCGTGATGCTTTAGAAAGTGATCGGGTCTCAGCAAAACTCCATGAGTGGATTGACATCATGTTTGGATATAAAATGTCAGGTGAAGCAGCTATTGCTGCCAAGAATGTTATGTTGCCTTTATCTGAACCCACAGTTCCAAGGCCTATGGGACGTCGTCAGCTCTTTAGTCAACCACACCCAAAACGACAAGTTCCGACCATGAGATCGTGTCAAAGCCCTGTAATATCAGTTGTGAATCAGGGGCATGTAAGTGAAGTGGAAGATAAAAATACTATTATGTCTGAAATATTCTACTTAGAAGAATTAGAAGCAGCATCATCATTCCTTGAAGAGGGCAGACATTTAAGTCCTCTTTATGGCGACTTTGCTAAGAAGTCGGAAGATATTCCCTCCAAAGAATTTTCATCGGCAAAGAGCTTCAATAAATGTTTAAGCAATACTTCTGATATATTTGTGCAGCATGAGCTGCGAACCAATATTACACTGAACTATCTTCTTGAGCATGTTGAAGTGGAGAGTAAAGATTCAATTGGATATCAAGAATTGTTATCatggagagaaaaaatatttcaattgcAATTTTCTGATGGTGCTGCGAATGATATCTTTTCTATTGGTTGTATTTTAGCAGAACTTCATTTGAGGAGGCCACTTTTTCATTCTACCTCATTAGCTATGTACTTGGAAAGTGGTATCTTGCCTGGCTTTATGCAAGAACTTCCTCCTGACATCAAAATTCTTGTTGAAGCATGCATCCAGAAGGACTTGACAAG GAGGCCGTCGGCCAAAAATATATTGGAATCCCCTTATTTTCCTGCTTCAATCAAGTCATGCTACTTGTTTCTAGCTCCACTTCAGCTTCTTGCAAAAGATGCTACCCGACTTCGTTATGCTGCCAATTTTGCAAAGCAAGGGGCTCTCAAGGCAATGGGAGATTTTTCTGCTGAAATGTGCGCTCCTTATTGCATGCCTCTTATATTGACTCCTCAGACAGATGCTGAAGTTGAATGGGCTTATGTACTACTAAAAGAGTTTTTGAAGTGTCTGATGCCTAAGGCTGTGAAGACTTTGGTCATACCTGTTATCCAAAAAATTTTACAG GTTACTGGTTATTCGCATCTGAAGGTTTCCCTTCTCCAAGACTCATTTGTAAGAGAGATATGGAATTGGCTTGGTAAACAAGTGTATATGGAAACAATTCATCCTTTGGTCATATCTAACCTATCTGTTGCTCCACATAAGAGCTCAGCTGCTGCTGCATCTGTGCTTCTTATTGGCTCTTGTGAAGAACTTGGCATGCCTGTTACCATTAATCAG ACAATCCTGCCTTTAATCAACTGCTTTGGGAAAGGAATCTGTGCAGATGGCATTGATGCGCTGGTTAGAATTG GTGGTCTTTTTGGTGAAACATTCATCGTCAAGCAGATGCTACCATTACTCAAGAATGTTGTTAGATGCTGCATTAAATTTTCTTCTCTGTCCAAGCCTGAACCCATGCAAAGTTGGAGTAGTTTAGCTCTTATTGATTGTTTCACCACATTAGATGGTCTTGTTGCCTACTTACCCAGTGAAGTGGTATTAAAGGAGCTTATTGAG GGTCAGAAATGTTTGCATGTCATGGTGCTTATTCAGAAGAATTTGGATGTCTCAGTGCTTCAG GTTGCCGCTAGTTCTCTAATGACAATTTGTCAGCTAATTGGATCAGATATGACTGCATTGCATCTAATACCCCAACTTAGAGAGGTATTCGATGAGCTTGCTTTTTCGCAGGAAGCTGCTTATCGATCTACTTCTCTTGGCAAAAACATGAAATCTTCCAAATCAAGCATTGATGGAGATGTCCTCAATGAAGGCCGCATGGACCTTGT ACTGATTTTGTATCCTACATTTGCATCTATTCTTGGGATAGAAAAGCTCCGACAGTGTTGTACGACATGGTTGCTTCTTGAGCAATATCTTCTTCGGTACCATAACTGGAAG TGGGAATGTACAGGGACGTCATCTCGATGCAGTTCAGAAAAATCAATCAGTAAAAGGAATGAATTCAGTAAGGGTTCAACTAGTGAATACAGTCCTGCCAAACTTTTACTTAATGGTGTAGGGTGGTCAATCCCTCAATCACAAAGGGCTCaaggtgccaaaaacttgatgcctCTAAGACATGCTGTTCATCAAGGTTCCATGCAAATGCATGCATCAACTTCACCTTCTATAAAGGTTGAACCCTGGTTTTGGTTCCCCAGTATAGCATCTAGCTGGGATGGACCTGATTTTCTTGGCCGCGCGGTGGGTTTGAAAGATGAACATCCATGGAAGATTAAAGCATCTGTTATTTACTCTGTTCGTGCGCATCAGGGGGCAGTAAGATCTTTGGCCATTTGTCCAGATGAATTTAATGTTTTCACTGCTGGAATAGGATCTGGGTTCAAAGGAATGGTTCAGAGGTGGGAACTGTCTACAGTTAactgtgtttcaggttattatGGTCATGAAGag GTTGTCAATGACATTTGTGTTTTGTCGCCTACTGGAAGAATAGCTTCTTGTGATGGAACTATACATGTCTGGAATAGCCGATCAGGAAAGCTTATATCAGTGTTTGCAGAGTCATCGTTGGATTCTGCACATCTTGCAAGCCCTTTGTCTTCCGTCTTGAAGACAAACGCTGACCATGTCAACTCGATAAGTTCCAGTTCATTGTCAAGTGGAATACTGACTAGTGCATTTGATGGAAGCTTGTATACATATATGCATCATATAGAATTTGCTGAAAAGCTTGTAGTGGGCACTGGGAATGGTTCTCTTAG ATTTATTGATGTTGCTCAAGGTCAAAAGCTTCATCTGTGGAGAGGAGATGGCGTTGAGTCTGGTTTTCCTTCTCTAGTCTCCTCCATAGGCTCTTGTGCGTTTGACAAAATGGTTGCAGATGGTGCTTCGGCTATGCCTTCCTGGATTGCAGCTGGACTAAGTTCAGGGTATTGTCGACTATTTGATGTGAGGAGTGGAAATGTTACTGCCACTTGGCGGGCACATGATGGTTATGTGACCAAG TTGGCTGCACCAGAAGAACATATGCTTGTTTCAAGCTCTCTTGACAGGACTTTACGAATTTGGGATCTGAGAAG GCTTTCCCCATCAAAGCCAATCATTTTTAGAGGTCACAATGATGGTGTATCTAGCTTCTCGATGTGGGGCCAAGATATCATCTCAATTTCCAGAAACAAGATTGGACTTTCGTCTTTGACAAAATCTGCTGATGAA GATGGGCAATATCGAATTATACCTCAAAATCTCTCGAGCATGGACCAGGGAACAAGAAATTTATCAGTATTGTCTAGTATAAGTATTCTTCGTTATTCAAGATTGTTCGTTGTTGGAACAGAAGATGGTTACATGAAAATTTGTAGTTAG